The Gopherus evgoodei ecotype Sinaloan lineage chromosome 8, rGopEvg1_v1.p, whole genome shotgun sequence genome includes a region encoding these proteins:
- the ZRANB2 gene encoding zinc finger Ran-binding domain-containing protein 2 yields the protein MSTKNFRVSDGDWICPDKKCGNVNFARRTSCNRCGREKTTEAKMMKAGGTEIGKTLAEKSRGLFSANDWQCKTCGNVNWARRSECNMCNTPKYAKLEERTGYGGGFNERENVEYIEREESDGEYDEFGRKKKKYRGKPVGPASILKEVEDKESEGEEEEDEDEDLSKYKLDEDEDEDEADLSKYNLDASEEEDANKKKKSNRRSRSKSRSSHSQSSSRSSSHSSSRSRSRSHSRSSSSSRSRSRSTSREHSRSRGSKSRSSSRSHRGSSTPRKRSYSSSRSSSSPERGKKRSRSRSSSPGDRKKRRSRSRSPERRRRSSSGSSHSGSRTSSKKK from the exons ATGTCGACGAAGAATTTCCGAGTCAGCGACGGGGACTGGATCTGCCCGGACAAGAA GTGTGGAAATGTTAATTTTGCTAGAAGAACCAGCTGTAACAGATGTGGTCGAG AAAAAACAACTGAAGCCAAAATGATGAAAGCGGGAGGGACTGAAATTGGGAAGACGCTTGCTGAAAAGAGCCGTGGCCTGTTCAGTGCAAATGATTGGCAATGTAAAAC TTGTGGCAATGTGAACTGGGCCAGGAGATCAGAGTGTAATATGTGTAATACTCCAAAGTATGCAAAACTGGAGGAAAGGACAG GATATGGAGGAGGTTTTAATGAAAGAGAGAATGTTGAGTATATAGAACGTGAAGAATCAGATGGGGAGTATGATGAG TTTGGtcgcaaaaagaaaaaatacagagGGAAGCCAGTTGGGCCTGCATCTATCCTGAAAGAAGTAGAAGATAAAGAATCtgaaggggaagaagaggaggatgaggatgaagaTCTTTCCAAGTATAAATTGGATGAG GATGAGGATGAAGATGAGGCTGATCTCTCAAAGTATAATCTTGATGCCAGTGAGGAAGAAGATGCtaataagaaaaagaaatccaACAGGCGCAGTCGCTCTAAATCTCGATCTTCCCACTCACAATCTTCATCGCGCTCATCCTCACACTCAAGCTCAAGGTCTAGGTCAAG GTCCCATTCAAGAAGCTCTTCGAGTTCCAGATCAAGATCTCGTTCCACTTCCAGAGAACATTCTAGATCTCGTGGGTCGAAATCAAG ATCCAGCTCCAGGTCCCATAGGGGGTCTTCAACCCCAAGAAAAAGATCTTACTCAAGCTCTCGTTCATCATCTTCCCCTGAGAGAGGCAAGAAGCGGAGTCGCTCTAGATCTTCTTCGCCCGGTGATCGCAAAAAAAGACGTTCGAGATCACGGTCACCCGAAAG ACGCCGCAGGTCGTCATCTGGATCTTCCCATTCTGGTTCCCGTACAAGTTCTAAAAAGAAATAA